From Spiroplasma monobiae MQ-1, a single genomic window includes:
- a CDS encoding AAA family ATPase, with the protein MSVKRELSQLKNLIGIKKAIIIEGNIDDIYEFEGKYINIHEIIMNIFEEKKYSDKFIFDQNSGLKGKKISNLILTSADQGQGESAASEFDELFGGGSNDKPERKDELKLKKPIDFFAILNKNINREDERKIGFVADYTNFVFSDQGLDIDDRAVLTEFSKTLKESEFSIAKIDELTSCIIFLTKKINQLPPSLYLDNPEIIISTLPKPSREERKEFLSTIKSRIQVTDISTEFNNIVDATEGWTLKELSHFAKFSCNFETPITFTKMFNIYNYGEKTSPWEELSYEKMLTIKDYLASKVIGQDEAVEKVAKVIYKAYTGLTGITYSSKRSKPKGTLFFVGPTGTGKTELAKAITTFLFNDEANLIRFDMSEYGQDNADQKLIGAPPGYVGFEGGGQLTNSVKEKPFSVILFDEIEKASPKIFDKFLQILEDGRLTDNTGQTVSFSESFIIFTSNIGAADVNPNQSTEDVHNEFIKKVQEHFTNELNRPELLGRFGNNIVPFNFIKDLSLKSKIIRQKVKPIQIAIYEKYKAELHIDLNDQNLIAIMLKNADERRGGRDVLNSLETNLVDPLSEFIFENLQNIKPGTKILTSSGEGKINFSING; encoded by the coding sequence ATGAGTGTAAAAAGAGAATTAAGTCAATTAAAAAATTTAATAGGAATTAAAAAAGCAATAATAATCGAAGGTAACATTGATGATATTTATGAATTTGAAGGTAAGTACATAAATATTCATGAAATAATTATGAATATTTTTGAAGAAAAAAAGTACTCAGATAAATTTATTTTTGATCAAAACTCAGGTTTAAAAGGTAAGAAAATTTCCAATCTTATTTTAACGTCTGCCGATCAAGGACAAGGTGAATCTGCTGCAAGTGAATTTGATGAGTTATTTGGTGGCGGAAGCAATGATAAACCAGAAAGAAAAGATGAATTAAAATTAAAGAAACCAATTGATTTTTTTGCGATTTTAAATAAAAATATTAACAGAGAAGATGAAAGAAAAATAGGTTTTGTTGCTGATTACACAAACTTTGTTTTTAGTGATCAAGGATTAGACATTGATGATAGAGCTGTTCTTACGGAATTTTCTAAAACATTAAAGGAATCTGAATTTTCAATTGCAAAAATTGATGAACTAACAAGTTGTATAATTTTCTTAACTAAAAAAATTAATCAACTACCACCAAGTTTATATTTAGATAATCCTGAAATAATAATTTCCACTTTACCAAAACCAAGTAGAGAAGAAAGGAAAGAATTCCTATCAACAATTAAATCAAGAATTCAAGTTACAGATATTTCAACAGAATTTAATAATATTGTTGATGCAACTGAGGGATGAACGTTAAAAGAACTTTCACACTTTGCTAAATTTAGTTGTAATTTTGAAACTCCAATAACTTTTACAAAAATGTTTAATATTTACAATTATGGAGAAAAAACTTCTCCATGAGAAGAGTTAAGTTATGAAAAAATGTTAACAATAAAAGACTACTTAGCTTCAAAGGTTATCGGACAAGATGAAGCTGTTGAAAAAGTTGCCAAAGTAATTTATAAAGCTTATACAGGATTAACTGGTATAACTTATTCTTCAAAAAGAAGTAAACCAAAAGGAACTCTATTTTTTGTTGGACCAACAGGTACTGGTAAAACTGAACTTGCAAAAGCAATAACAACTTTCTTGTTTAATGATGAAGCAAATTTAATTAGATTTGACATGTCTGAGTATGGACAAGACAATGCAGATCAAAAATTAATAGGAGCACCTCCTGGTTATGTTGGATTTGAAGGTGGAGGACAACTAACAAATTCTGTTAAAGAAAAACCTTTCTCTGTAATCTTGTTTGATGAAATTGAAAAAGCTAGTCCAAAAATATTTGATAAGTTTTTACAAATACTAGAAGATGGTAGACTTACTGACAACACAGGTCAAACTGTAAGTTTTAGTGAGTCATTCATCATATTCACTTCAAACATTGGAGCAGCTGATGTAAATCCAAACCAAAGTACTGAAGATGTTCACAATGAATTTATAAAAAAAGTTCAAGAACACTTTACAAATGAATTAAATAGACCAGAACTTTTAGGAAGATTTGGAAACAACATTGTTCCATTTAACTTTATTAAAGATTTAAGTTTAAAATCAAAAATTATTCGTCAAAAAGTAAAACCAATTCAAATAGCTATATATGAAAAATATAAAGCTGAATTACATATTGATTTAAATGATCAAAATTTAATTGCGATAATGCTAAAAAATGCAGATGAAAGACGTGGTGGGCGTGATGTTCTTAACTCACTAGAAACTAATCTTGTTGACCCGCTTTCAGAATTTATTTTTGAAAACTTACAAAATATAAAACCAGGAACTAAAATTTTAACTTCATCTGGTGAAGGAAAAATAAACTTTTCAATAAATGGCTAA
- a CDS encoding AAA domain-containing protein → MSNIIENNGVKEIVLDFSFLQNVQFKESPATLDQIIDQLDIKGVSTYLDFQNFLRNSMAKKSFICLLDDKTRQLSKKDTSKTSYNGIIRIELDSKNQSLLPEGTYLGFYVNIDTKNAALTISSIFMTRLKPVAQEFETIIQESQILLIRNQGQIKDDELIRRNVLNSSNISEIGKLLSTFEEEKEKWLNYLEFSEDLLMLERKKALPYLGAQATKVIRIDKNHFSNDLIEYEIKEFKSKSFKYLFVNSENILKSKGTTFDFTNVVTLDLLADDIEKVNKIKKTKDLSLVPIKRNKNITTTHELLKNIHDIFDFDFEKTNETQNIISLSTMLGTSEDTISFANYWSRNPKTIFLGERNEFETLLKENPNEMQNWFIQKICFEVEMDFEDSLLTVKNNLDYLSSGYIAYTGIGEDVLIERSKQVIKKISDGNTKNPYLVNYLFNTRLVELSEVSNDVEIKDDEFKFNLNNEQKDAVRKAVNTKDIFILQGPPGTGKTQVISEIINQLSKMNRKVLLSSQNHEAIKNVVDRLPIDPNLNKIRLTNQLNLKTQSANNYSPDRVLYNYYKAIGKKVFDDMNNDESSIREFYSYKNDLERLINANKSFHQNNTQIRSIQEKIDELNKQIISYKENNLEKIKSKNYLKEELINTDNLIEILNTKDFDATVNISEKLLECFKNSIEFELNNFIYMNLNFEPKDFSNIYSLIKEVANEVYFKNETFAEIKICKANVIKFRRNADFDLAEKEESKIAGLEQILKMDSKITELNSIFNNFVTSLKSLKLEIELSLQSESTVNVSEMDINKLEIEKNELTVTKNNLSENSGSNAKELRDLLKTVNQKFNLNLGLTDVDLEEQIKEELNKLEIKLKESKERKENFSDIYSEIIKYLNDNYKITDNFEEELASKDFSGQMFKDSQRYIQSILDNLVNVYSMTLTSTNLFRFNKDNFATKLGLEELNLRNMDVDVVIIDEASKATLLEILMPLIYGKALILVGDYRQLPPILKLQPSDVDDVNKYFGKEYNYNLMYELLDESAFKKLIGARNKTITTILKTQYRSHEQIMDVVNKFYDGNLKVESQVSEQKRHDLKITNHFGKDIIDSRSSVYWVDSTNNLRNETNFEQSEDFSTSLFNDLEIDLTKKLLEKINKAVEDKKTEIKPTVAIISFYGLHVNKLKREIKSNKFKNIEIVINTVDDFQGKEADYVIVNMVRNPEKLSTKSGRDFLKKYERINVAFSRARELLVIIGAQRAVNDITVKIPTVEDPNVSNSHQVYADIIAKLDFEGCLLQPSEIMED, encoded by the coding sequence ATGTCAAATATTATTGAAAATAATGGTGTTAAAGAGATAGTTTTAGACTTTTCATTTTTACAAAATGTACAATTTAAAGAAAGTCCCGCAACATTAGACCAAATAATAGATCAATTAGATATTAAAGGAGTTTCAACATATTTAGATTTTCAAAATTTCTTAAGAAATTCAATGGCAAAAAAATCTTTCATATGTCTTTTGGATGATAAAACTAGGCAACTTTCAAAAAAAGACACAAGTAAAACATCTTATAATGGGATAATTAGAATTGAATTAGATTCAAAGAATCAATCATTGCTGCCCGAAGGAACTTACTTAGGTTTTTACGTTAATATTGACACAAAAAATGCAGCCTTAACAATTAGTTCCATTTTTATGACTAGATTAAAACCTGTTGCCCAAGAATTTGAAACAATTATTCAAGAATCTCAAATTTTGTTGATAAGAAATCAAGGGCAAATAAAAGATGACGAATTGATAAGAAGGAATGTACTTAATTCATCAAACATTTCAGAAATAGGAAAACTATTATCTACTTTTGAAGAAGAAAAAGAAAAATGACTTAACTATCTAGAATTTAGTGAAGATCTTTTAATGTTGGAGAGAAAAAAAGCCTTACCTTATTTGGGTGCTCAAGCAACGAAAGTTATAAGAATAGATAAAAACCATTTTTCAAATGATTTAATAGAATATGAAATCAAAGAATTCAAATCAAAAAGCTTTAAGTATTTATTTGTGAATTCAGAAAATATATTAAAAAGCAAAGGAACTACATTCGACTTTACAAATGTAGTTACTCTAGATCTTCTAGCAGATGATATTGAAAAAGTTAACAAAATTAAAAAAACTAAAGATTTATCTTTGGTTCCGATAAAAAGAAATAAAAACATAACAACTACTCATGAACTTCTAAAAAATATTCATGATATTTTTGATTTTGATTTTGAAAAAACAAATGAGACACAAAATATAATATCTTTATCAACTATGCTAGGAACTTCAGAAGACACAATAAGTTTTGCAAACTATTGATCAAGAAATCCAAAGACAATTTTTCTTGGTGAAAGAAATGAGTTTGAAACTCTATTAAAAGAAAACCCAAATGAAATGCAAAACTGATTTATTCAAAAAATTTGTTTTGAAGTGGAAATGGATTTTGAAGATTCTCTTTTAACTGTCAAAAATAATCTAGATTATTTAAGCTCTGGTTATATTGCCTATACAGGAATTGGTGAAGATGTTCTAATTGAAAGATCCAAACAAGTAATAAAAAAAATATCTGATGGTAACACAAAGAATCCATACCTAGTTAACTACTTGTTCAATACAAGGTTGGTTGAGCTATCCGAAGTTTCAAATGATGTAGAAATAAAAGATGATGAGTTCAAATTTAATCTAAATAATGAGCAAAAAGATGCTGTTAGAAAAGCTGTAAATACAAAAGACATTTTTATTTTGCAAGGACCGCCGGGTACTGGTAAGACACAAGTTATTTCTGAAATAATAAACCAATTATCTAAAATGAATAGAAAAGTTTTATTATCAAGTCAAAATCACGAAGCTATAAAAAACGTTGTGGATAGATTACCAATTGATCCAAACTTAAACAAAATAAGGCTAACTAATCAATTAAACTTGAAAACTCAATCTGCAAACAACTACTCACCAGATAGAGTTTTATATAACTATTACAAAGCTATTGGTAAAAAAGTTTTTGATGACATGAATAATGATGAGAGTTCAATCAGGGAATTCTATTCTTATAAAAATGATCTTGAAAGATTAATAAATGCAAATAAAAGTTTTCACCAAAACAACACACAAATAAGATCAATACAAGAAAAAATTGATGAACTTAATAAGCAAATAATTTCTTATAAAGAAAATAATTTAGAAAAAATAAAGAGCAAAAATTATTTGAAAGAAGAATTAATTAACACAGATAATTTAATTGAAATTCTAAATACTAAAGATTTTGATGCAACTGTTAATATTAGCGAAAAACTTTTAGAGTGCTTTAAAAATTCTATAGAATTTGAATTAAATAATTTCATATATATGAATTTAAACTTTGAACCAAAAGATTTTTCAAATATATATTCTTTAATCAAAGAAGTTGCTAATGAAGTATATTTTAAAAATGAAACTTTTGCTGAAATAAAAATTTGCAAAGCAAATGTTATTAAGTTTAGAAGAAATGCTGATTTTGATTTGGCAGAAAAAGAAGAAAGTAAAATTGCTGGACTAGAACAAATATTAAAAATGGATTCAAAAATAACTGAACTAAATAGTATTTTTAATAATTTTGTAACTAGCCTAAAAAGTTTGAAATTAGAAATAGAATTGAGTTTACAAAGTGAAAGCACAGTTAACGTTTCTGAAATGGACATTAACAAATTGGAAATTGAAAAGAATGAACTTACAGTTACAAAAAATAATTTAAGTGAAAATTCAGGTTCTAATGCAAAAGAGTTAAGAGATTTACTTAAAACAGTTAATCAAAAATTTAATTTAAATTTAGGATTAACTGATGTAGATCTTGAAGAACAAATTAAAGAAGAATTAAATAAATTAGAAATCAAATTAAAAGAAAGTAAAGAAAGAAAGGAAAACTTTTCTGATATTTACTCAGAAATAATTAAATATCTTAATGATAATTATAAAATAACAGATAACTTTGAAGAAGAGCTTGCTTCAAAAGATTTTTCAGGACAAATGTTCAAAGATAGTCAAAGATATATACAATCTATTTTAGATAATTTGGTTAATGTATATTCAATGACATTAACTTCAACAAATTTATTTAGATTCAATAAAGATAACTTCGCAACGAAATTGGGATTGGAAGAATTAAATTTGAGGAACATGGATGTTGATGTTGTTATTATTGATGAAGCTTCAAAAGCAACATTATTGGAAATTTTAATGCCGCTAATTTATGGTAAGGCATTAATACTTGTTGGTGATTATAGACAGTTGCCACCGATTTTAAAACTACAACCAAGTGATGTTGACGATGTAAATAAATATTTTGGTAAAGAATATAATTACAACTTAATGTATGAGTTACTTGATGAATCTGCATTTAAAAAATTAATTGGAGCAAGAAACAAAACTATAACAACGATATTGAAAACTCAATATAGAAGTCATGAACAAATAATGGATGTTGTAAATAAATTTTATGATGGTAACTTGAAGGTTGAATCTCAAGTTAGCGAGCAAAAGCGTCATGACCTAAAAATAACAAATCACTTTGGTAAAGATATAATCGATTCAAGAAGTTCTGTTTACTGGGTTGATTCAACAAACAATTTAAGAAATGAAACTAATTTTGAACAAAGCGAAGACTTCTCAACAAGTTTATTTAATGATCTTGAAATAGACTTAACAAAAAAACTTTTAGAAAAAATAAATAAAGCAGTTGAAGATAAAAAAACAGAAATCAAACCAACTGTTGCAATAATTAGTTTTTATGGATTACATGTTAATAAACTAAAAAGAGAAATTAAATCAAATAAATTTAAAAACATAGAAATTGTAATAAATACAGTTGATGATTTCCAAGGAAAAGAAGCAGACTACGTAATCGTTAATATGGTAAGAAACCCAGAAAAATTATCAACAAAATCTGGAAGAGACTTTTTGAAAAAGTACGAAAGAATAAATGTTGCATTCTCAAGAGCAAGAGAACTTCTTGTAATTATTGGTGCACAAAGAGCTGTGAATGATATAACTGTAAAAATTCCTACAGTAGAAGACCCGAACGTATCAAACAGTCATCAAGTCTATGCAGATATAATTGCTAAACTTGACTTTGAAGGTTGTTTACTACAGCCAAGTGAAATTATGGAGGATTAA
- the leuS gene encoding leucine--tRNA ligase — translation MEFSHKAIEKKWQKFWEENNTYRTTSDKDKKAYILDMFPYPSGAGLHVGHPKGYTATDVFARMRRMQQYDVLHPIGWDAFGLPAEQYALKTGNDPREFTSKNIITFRNQLKKLGFSYDYNKEVNTSDPNYYKITQWIFQQLYKKGLAEIREANVNWCEGLGTVLANEEVILENGKMVSEVGGFEVIKKPMKQWVLKITNYADRLLEGLDELDWPSSVKELQKNWIGKSEGVIVNFDVKDSAEKIDVFTTRADTMFGVSYVVLAPENELVLKLTTEENKNKVEEYISLTKTKTDVERQDDSKDKTGVFTGSFVINPITKEELPIWVADYVLNEYATGAVMAVPAHDERDWKFATKYELPLKYVLETSDHSKAFVGESPLINSDFLNGLNRVEAIKIVVEKLEKENKAQRKINYKLRDWLFSRQRFYGEPFPVLFLEDGQIALVDEKELPLELPKTDYIKPSGTGESPLANLTEWVNIEHNGQKAKRETNTMPQWAGSCWYYLAYILTTSPNELVDIQSDEAMELFKKWLPVDLYIGGQEHAVLHLLYARFWHQVLFDLGVVPTKEPFQKLINQGMILADNGEKMSKSKGNVINPDDIIESHGADTLRLYEVFMGPLEASLPWSFKGLDGARKWLDRVFRMIENTQLTDENNGNLDFVYNDVVKKVTQMVEDCKFNTAVSQLMMFVNAVYKEEKPVYKEYILNFIKMLSIYVPHLAEELWVKTGNEGSVCLQVWPTHDESKLSLSTVTIAVQINGKLRGTFEVDKGTEKEELIKMAKELDNVKEQINGKDIVKEIAVPDKIVNIVVK, via the coding sequence ATGGAATTTTCACATAAAGCAATTGAAAAGAAATGACAAAAATTTTGAGAAGAAAATAATACATATAGAACAACGAGTGATAAAGACAAAAAGGCTTATATTTTAGATATGTTTCCATATCCGAGTGGAGCGGGACTACATGTTGGTCACCCAAAAGGTTATACTGCAACTGACGTATTTGCAAGAATGAGAAGAATGCAACAATATGATGTTCTTCACCCGATTGGGTGAGATGCTTTTGGTTTACCTGCCGAGCAGTACGCTTTAAAAACAGGGAATGATCCAAGAGAATTCACATCTAAAAATATCATTACTTTTAGAAATCAATTAAAAAAACTTGGATTCAGTTATGACTATAATAAAGAAGTTAATACAAGTGATCCAAACTATTACAAAATTACACAATGGATCTTCCAACAACTTTACAAAAAAGGATTAGCAGAAATTAGAGAAGCTAATGTTAATTGGTGTGAAGGATTGGGAACTGTTCTTGCAAACGAAGAAGTTATTTTAGAAAATGGTAAAATGGTTTCTGAAGTAGGTGGTTTTGAAGTTATTAAAAAACCAATGAAACAGTGAGTTTTAAAAATTACAAATTATGCAGATAGATTACTTGAAGGTCTGGATGAATTAGATTGACCAAGTTCAGTAAAAGAATTACAAAAAAACTGAATTGGAAAATCTGAAGGTGTAATTGTCAATTTTGATGTTAAAGATAGTGCTGAAAAAATTGATGTTTTTACAACAAGAGCTGACACTATGTTTGGTGTTTCTTATGTTGTTTTGGCGCCAGAAAATGAACTAGTTTTAAAATTAACAACTGAAGAAAACAAAAATAAAGTAGAAGAATATATTTCTTTGACAAAAACTAAAACAGATGTTGAAAGACAAGACGATTCAAAAGACAAGACGGGTGTATTTACAGGTAGTTTTGTGATTAATCCAATCACAAAAGAAGAATTACCAATTTGAGTGGCGGATTATGTTTTAAATGAATATGCAACCGGAGCTGTAATGGCTGTTCCTGCTCATGATGAAAGAGACTGAAAATTTGCAACTAAATACGAATTACCTTTAAAATATGTTTTAGAAACAAGCGATCATTCAAAAGCGTTTGTTGGTGAATCACCCTTAATCAATTCTGATTTCCTAAATGGTTTGAATAGAGTTGAAGCAATTAAAATAGTTGTTGAAAAGCTTGAAAAAGAAAATAAAGCACAAAGAAAAATTAATTATAAATTAAGAGATTGACTATTCTCAAGACAAAGATTTTATGGTGAACCATTCCCTGTATTGTTCTTGGAGGATGGGCAAATTGCTTTAGTTGATGAAAAAGAACTGCCGTTAGAATTGCCAAAAACTGATTATATAAAACCTTCTGGAACTGGTGAATCACCTTTGGCAAATTTAACTGAATGAGTTAATATTGAACACAATGGTCAAAAAGCAAAAAGAGAAACAAATACAATGCCTCAATGAGCCGGAAGTTGTTGATACTATTTAGCTTACATATTGACCACAAGTCCTAATGAACTTGTAGACATTCAATCAGATGAAGCAATGGAATTATTTAAAAAATGATTACCAGTAGATCTTTACATTGGAGGTCAAGAACATGCCGTTCTTCACTTGCTTTATGCTAGATTCTGACACCAAGTATTATTTGATCTTGGAGTTGTCCCTACAAAAGAGCCATTCCAAAAATTAATAAATCAGGGTATGATCTTAGCTGATAATGGTGAAAAAATGAGTAAGTCTAAAGGTAATGTAATTAATCCTGACGACATAATTGAATCACATGGAGCAGATACTTTAAGGCTTTACGAAGTGTTTATGGGACCTTTAGAGGCGTCATTACCTTGAAGTTTTAAAGGTCTTGATGGAGCTAGAAAATGACTGGATAGAGTGTTTAGAATGATTGAAAACACTCAGTTAACAGATGAAAATAATGGTAACTTAGATTTTGTTTACAATGATGTTGTTAAAAAAGTGACCCAAATGGTTGAGGATTGTAAATTCAATACAGCAGTTTCTCAATTAATGATGTTTGTAAATGCCGTTTACAAGGAAGAAAAACCAGTTTATAAAGAATATATTTTAAACTTTATAAAAATGCTTTCTATTTATGTGCCCCACTTAGCTGAAGAGTTATGAGTTAAAACAGGTAATGAAGGCAGTGTTTGTTTACAGGTTTGACCAACTCATGATGAATCTAAATTATCACTTTCAACAGTGACTATTGCTGTTCAAATTAACGGAAAACTTAGAGGTACTTTTGAAGTTGATAAGGGAACTGAAAAGGAAGAATTAATAAAGATGGCAAAAGAACTTGATAATGTAAAAGAACAAATTAATGGAAAAGATATAGTTAAAGAAATTGCTGTTCCAGATAAAATTGTCAACATAGTTGTTAAGTAG
- the mgtA gene encoding magnesium-translocating P-type ATPase — protein MRTKKKLNNNYNNQISEFVKLDQAQTLKKLEVSNFGLTEEQVEIQKEKFGDNSLKEKKFNYLLSFIKSFFSPFNLILIVIDSFSFYQYAQEPEPSDLVGALLVLTMILISGTIYFVQEIRAFSVIKKMTFENKHMTKTIRGVDFKVKDIDNANSIKLIKEHEQIENSELVPGDLIYVSNGDLIPADVKVIWSNNLYLNQSSLTGESFPVQKKTTNEKESYLEYQNVCYMGTEVVSGSALCVVIQTGQKTYFSAINDKVTEKRSKNSFEKGIWKITMLLISFMLAVTPIVFLVFGLRPGEIDDKWFAAAMFAISIAVGLTPEMLPVIVTANLSRGYSKIKKENVIVKNLNAVQNMGAIDILCTDKTGTITSGEIKLDHVFDIKSQKNEMIEHVLYLNSYFQSGFQNPIDQAVLLSKNISAPNLDEYTKEWEVPFDFQRKILSVILSKNGEKEIFTKGAIEEVLKVCNRIYINGDIVKLTQEHIDKIIKKSDDYNNDGFRVIGIAHNQLEDEDIEEDLVFYGFGTFFDEPKKTSKKIIKELAEKGIATKVLTGDNEVITRAICSKVDFKIEKLYSGKEIEAMSEEQLHKAVRKGNVFVKLSPIHKSTIIRALKEQGHVVGFMGDGINDAPVLRESDVAISFDEASNIAKEAADIILMEESLLPISAAVHEGRVSLANILKYIKVTVASNFGNVLSVLVALFLTMAEPMQPLHLLTQNLLYDIVMFAFIFDKVDSKFTDKPRPLRTKNIIWFTVINGPVSSIFDISTFLVLLYGYHIVNPGIGSGVAQPDPEALAVFNGSWFVVGLMTQTAVMQMYRTEKIPFIQSNGSWQVTVSTIFVCSMAVIVPYGFMSIPAISQGMKMGVPPMTFLPIALGFVAAYMMLAQAIKMLYIKMFKEWL, from the coding sequence ATGAGAACTAAGAAAAAGTTAAATAATAATTATAATAATCAAATTTCCGAGTTTGTTAAATTAGATCAAGCTCAAACATTAAAAAAACTTGAAGTTTCTAACTTTGGTCTTACAGAAGAACAAGTTGAAATACAAAAGGAAAAGTTTGGAGATAATAGCTTAAAAGAAAAGAAATTCAATTACTTACTTTCATTTATCAAATCATTTTTTAGTCCATTCAATCTAATTTTGATTGTAATAGATTCATTTAGCTTCTATCAATATGCACAAGAACCAGAACCATCTGATTTGGTTGGTGCTTTATTGGTTCTAACAATGATTTTAATAAGTGGAACAATTTACTTTGTCCAAGAAATAAGAGCTTTTAGTGTTATTAAAAAAATGACATTTGAAAATAAGCACATGACTAAAACTATTAGAGGTGTTGATTTCAAAGTAAAAGATATTGATAATGCTAATTCAATTAAGTTAATTAAAGAACATGAACAAATTGAAAACTCAGAATTAGTTCCTGGTGATTTAATATATGTATCAAATGGCGATTTAATTCCAGCAGATGTAAAAGTTATTTGATCAAATAACTTATATTTAAATCAATCTTCTTTAACTGGAGAGTCATTTCCTGTTCAAAAGAAAACAACTAATGAAAAAGAAAGTTATTTGGAATATCAAAATGTTTGTTATATGGGAACAGAAGTTGTTTCCGGATCAGCGCTTTGTGTTGTAATTCAAACAGGGCAAAAAACTTATTTCTCAGCAATAAATGATAAAGTTACTGAAAAAAGAAGTAAGAATTCATTTGAAAAAGGTATTTGAAAAATAACAATGTTGTTAATTTCATTTATGCTTGCAGTTACACCAATAGTATTTTTGGTTTTTGGTTTAAGACCTGGTGAAATTGATGATAAATGATTTGCAGCTGCAATGTTTGCTATTTCAATAGCTGTAGGTTTAACTCCAGAAATGTTGCCAGTAATTGTTACTGCAAACCTTTCGAGGGGTTATTCAAAAATTAAAAAAGAAAATGTTATTGTTAAAAATTTAAACGCTGTTCAAAATATGGGTGCAATAGATATTTTATGTACAGATAAAACCGGAACAATAACAAGTGGTGAAATTAAGCTAGATCATGTTTTTGATATTAAAAGTCAAAAAAATGAAATGATAGAACATGTTTTATATTTAAATAGTTATTTCCAATCTGGATTCCAAAATCCAATTGATCAAGCAGTTTTGCTTAGCAAAAACATAAGCGCACCAAATCTTGATGAATATACAAAAGAATGAGAAGTTCCTTTTGACTTCCAAAGAAAGATATTGTCTGTGATCTTATCAAAAAACGGAGAAAAAGAAATATTTACAAAAGGGGCAATTGAAGAGGTTTTAAAAGTATGTAACCGTATTTATATAAATGGTGACATTGTAAAACTAACTCAAGAACACATTGATAAAATTATTAAAAAATCAGATGATTACAATAATGATGGTTTCAGAGTTATTGGTATAGCTCATAACCAACTAGAAGATGAAGATATAGAAGAAGATTTGGTATTCTATGGATTTGGTACATTCTTTGATGAACCAAAGAAAACTTCAAAAAAAATTATTAAAGAATTAGCCGAAAAGGGAATTGCTACAAAAGTATTGACCGGAGACAACGAAGTTATTACAAGAGCTATTTGTTCAAAAGTTGATTTTAAAATTGAAAAATTATATTCAGGTAAAGAAATCGAAGCAATGAGCGAAGAACAATTACACAAAGCAGTTCGTAAAGGAAATGTTTTTGTTAAGTTAAGTCCAATACATAAATCAACAATTATTAGAGCTTTAAAAGAACAAGGTCATGTTGTGGGATTCATGGGTGATGGAATTAATGATGCACCAGTATTAAGAGAATCTGATGTCGCTATTTCTTTTGATGAAGCATCAAACATAGCAAAAGAAGCTGCAGACATTATCTTAATGGAAGAATCATTATTACCAATTAGCGCGGCAGTTCATGAAGGAAGAGTTTCATTAGCCAATATATTAAAATATATTAAAGTTACTGTTGCTTCAAACTTTGGAAATGTGTTAAGTGTTCTTGTTGCATTGTTCTTAACTATGGCAGAACCAATGCAACCACTACACTTGTTAACACAAAACTTATTATACGATATAGTGATGTTTGCATTTATATTCGATAAAGTTGATAGTAAATTCACTGACAAACCTAGACCTTTAAGAACTAAAAATATTATTTGATTTACAGTTATAAATGGTCCTGTAAGTTCAATATTTGATATATCAACATTCTTGGTTCTATTATATGGATATCATATTGTAAATCCAGGTATCGGTTCTGGTGTAGCTCAACCTGATCCAGAAGCATTGGCTGTATTTAATGGTAGTTGATTCGTTGTTGGATTAATGACTCAAACAGCTGTTATGCAAATGTATAGAACTGAAAAAATACCATTTATTCAATCAAATGGTTCATGACAAGTTACAGTGTCAACAATATTTGTATGTTCAATGGCAGTAATTGTACCATATGGATTTATGAGCATCCCAGCAATAAGTCAGGGTATGAAAATGGGTGTACCACCGATGACATTCCTACCAATTGCTTTAGGTTTTGTGGCTGCTTATATGATGCTTGCACAAGCGATTAAAATGTTATACATTAAAATGTTTAAAGAATGATTGTAA